The following coding sequences are from one Candidatus Nitrosopumilus sp. SW window:
- a CDS encoding non-heme iron oxygenase ferredoxin subunit → MGKIIAGKTSDIPPGKMIKVSIDGRDILVANVDGEYCATDDSCTHSGASLSEGKLDGCVVTCGWHAAEFDCKTGKLVKFPAKIRDLTSYNVTVESDSVFVEM, encoded by the coding sequence ATGGGGAAAATTATTGCAGGAAAAACATCAGATATTCCTCCTGGAAAAATGATCAAAGTATCCATTGATGGAAGAGACATACTAGTTGCAAATGTTGATGGAGAATATTGTGCAACAGATGATTCATGCACTCATTCTGGTGCAAGTCTTTCAGAAGGAAAATTAGATGGATGTGTTGTCACATGTGGGTGGCATGCAGCAGAATTTGATTGCAAAACAGGAAAACTAGTAAAATTCCCAGCAAAAATTAGAGATTTAACATCATACAACGTTACAGTTGAATCTGATAGTGTATTTGTAGAGATGTAA
- a CDS encoding glutamate--tRNA ligase — MDEEIKKEIRKMALQNAFEHGGQTQDKIILGKILGTKPEFRTKVKEISGEISEIVASVNQLSLEEQQKEMEEKFPEALAPKEKIEEREGLPELKNAEHGKVVTRFPPEPNGYPHIGHAKAAIINSEYAKMYGGKFILRMDDTNPEAERMEYHAAIKVGLEWLGIEFDLVKNTSDDMELFYEKGMELINSGKAYICTCKREDISKNRRERKSCKCSMEDIEKNNKNWEKMQNKFKPGEAIVRFRGDMKADNAVMRDPVLLRIIDEKHYTVGDKYRIWPSYDFAVAIEDSIDGVTHAFRSKEFELRKELIDAILDALGMRKPQQGFFSRLEFKGMPISKRVIKPLIEEGKVSWYDDPRLPTLEALRRRGIKPEAIRKFIMSLGLTKANTLAPFDALEAFNRKFVDADSMRLFMVKNARKLKIKNLPTSVVEIPNHPVNDMGKRKIEITEDFYISGDDAELIKEQSSIRLLGLGNVKITKVSDEFEGEFIEEGESSNIPKIQWVPQKTAHEIKMIIPNILFNGEEFNENSLEELDVYTEPQYLQLKEGEEIQFVRFGYCRKDSQNQAIFTHK, encoded by the coding sequence ATGGATGAAGAAATAAAAAAAGAAATTAGAAAAATGGCTCTTCAAAATGCTTTTGAGCATGGAGGCCAAACTCAAGATAAAATTATTTTAGGAAAAATTCTTGGAACAAAACCAGAATTTAGAACAAAAGTAAAAGAAATCTCAGGAGAAATTTCAGAAATTGTTGCATCAGTAAATCAGTTATCGTTAGAAGAACAACAAAAAGAAATGGAAGAGAAATTTCCCGAAGCATTAGCTCCTAAAGAAAAGATTGAAGAAAGAGAAGGGTTACCAGAATTAAAAAATGCAGAGCATGGAAAAGTTGTTACACGATTTCCCCCAGAACCAAACGGTTATCCGCATATAGGACATGCAAAAGCTGCAATAATTAATTCAGAATATGCAAAGATGTATGGAGGGAAATTCATACTTAGAATGGATGATACAAATCCGGAAGCTGAAAGAATGGAGTATCATGCTGCAATCAAAGTAGGACTAGAGTGGTTAGGAATAGAATTTGATCTAGTAAAAAATACTTCAGACGATATGGAATTATTTTATGAAAAAGGAATGGAATTAATTAATTCTGGAAAAGCATACATTTGTACTTGTAAAAGAGAAGACATCAGCAAGAACAGAAGAGAAAGAAAATCTTGCAAATGCAGCATGGAAGATATTGAAAAAAATAATAAAAATTGGGAAAAGATGCAAAATAAATTCAAACCAGGAGAAGCAATAGTTAGATTTCGAGGAGATATGAAAGCAGATAATGCAGTTATGAGGGATCCTGTGTTATTACGAATTATAGATGAAAAGCATTACACTGTAGGGGACAAATATAGAATTTGGCCTAGTTATGATTTTGCAGTAGCGATTGAAGATAGTATAGATGGCGTAACACACGCATTTCGTTCAAAAGAATTTGAATTGAGAAAAGAGCTTATCGATGCAATTTTAGATGCACTAGGCATGAGGAAACCTCAACAGGGCTTTTTCTCTAGGCTTGAATTCAAAGGAATGCCCATATCAAAGAGAGTGATCAAGCCTTTGATTGAGGAGGGAAAAGTTTCATGGTATGATGATCCCAGACTCCCAACTTTAGAGGCACTGAGACGAAGAGGAATAAAGCCCGAGGCAATTAGAAAGTTCATCATGTCTTTAGGATTAACTAAAGCAAATACACTTGCCCCATTTGATGCACTTGAAGCATTTAATCGAAAATTCGTGGATGCAGATAGTATGAGATTATTCATGGTAAAAAATGCTAGAAAATTAAAAATAAAAAATTTACCAACATCAGTAGTTGAGATTCCTAATCATCCAGTAAATGATATGGGAAAAAGAAAAATCGAGATTACTGAAGATTTTTACATTTCTGGAGATGATGCAGAATTAATTAAAGAACAATCATCAATTAGACTTCTAGGATTAGGCAATGTCAAGATTACAAAAGTTAGTGATGAGTTTGAGGGGGAATTTATAGAAGAAGGAGAGTCATCCAACATACCAAAAATTCAGTGGGTACCTCAAAAAACAGCTCATGAAATCAAAATGATTATTCCAAATATTTTGTTCAATGGTGAAGAATTTAATGAAAATAGTCTAGAAGAATTAGACGTTTATACAGAACCCCAATATTTACAATTAAAAGAAGGAGAAGAGATTCAGTTTGTTAGGTTTGGATATTGTAGAAAAGATTCACAAAATCAAGCAATTTTTACACACAAGTGA
- a CDS encoding UPF0147 family protein: MADEQQNKESMKEAIETLNQIVGSSSTPKTIKKSITDLIADLNNDEYSLSVRAANTISLLDDVTQDPNMPSYVRTQLWQAVSKLESIRE; the protein is encoded by the coding sequence ATGGCTGACGAACAACAAAACAAAGAATCAATGAAAGAAGCAATTGAAACATTAAATCAGATTGTGGGTAGCAGTTCAACCCCAAAAACCATAAAAAAATCCATTACAGATTTGATTGCAGATTTGAATAATGATGAATATTCATTGTCAGTAAGAGCTGCAAACACAATCAGTTTGCTTGATGATGTAACACAAGATCCCAATATGCCATCATATGTCAGAACCCAATTATGGCAGGCAGTTTCCAAATTAGAAAGCATAAGAGAATAA
- a CDS encoding GNAT family N-acetyltransferase, producing MIRNAKPSDKLQVLKFCQNTFSWGDYVEHVWDFWLNEDLLFVYEKQFPVGLCHAFFSENQIWIEGIRVDSNFRKQKIASELVNHIELLGKRDGALFSFMLIDVENSISLSMAKSLNYEIFQTWNFYSLEPKKNSNFHITFANFLDDPTCTHYVKSWRWLPIDDTIISEFIQQNKIIQSKINNVTSTAILSDSEHFEKTLIVTLFSSSHKTTSQIMLFLQNHAIQNNYTRIQILTKEKLQNSDLLEHKLSFHLLRKNLC from the coding sequence ATGATTAGAAATGCAAAACCTTCTGATAAACTTCAAGTTTTAAAATTTTGTCAAAATACTTTTTCCTGGGGTGATTATGTTGAACATGTTTGGGATTTTTGGCTAAATGAAGATTTGTTATTTGTTTACGAGAAACAATTTCCTGTTGGACTTTGTCATGCATTTTTTTCAGAAAACCAAATATGGATTGAGGGAATTAGGGTGGACTCAAATTTTCGTAAACAAAAAATTGCATCTGAGTTAGTTAACCATATTGAATTATTAGGAAAAAGAGATGGTGCATTATTTTCATTTATGCTAATTGATGTTGAAAATTCTATTTCTCTTTCTATGGCAAAATCATTAAACTATGAAATTTTTCAAACCTGGAATTTTTATTCTCTTGAGCCTAAAAAAAACTCAAACTTTCATATTACTTTTGCAAACTTCTTAGATGATCCTACTTGTACTCATTATGTCAAATCTTGGAGATGGCTTCCAATAGATGATACAATCATATCTGAATTTATTCAACAAAACAAAATAATTCAATCAAAAATTAATAATGTAACTTCTACTGCAATTCTTTCTGATTCTGAACATTTTGAAAAAACTCTAATTGTAACATTGTTTTCAAGTTCTCACAAAACTACCTCGCAAATAATGTTGTTTTTACAGAATCATGCTATACAAAATAATTATACTCGCATTCAAATTTTAACTAAAGAAAAATTACAGAATTCAGATCTTTTAGAGCATAAACTTTCCTTTCACTTGTTAAGAAAAAATCTATGTTGA
- a CDS encoding magnesium transporter CorA family protein, whose protein sequence is MKKGFISNRLRSGRKPLESSIEKKIETIHAEKFVWIDLQNPDRNDVEDLAKKYNFNDLNIEDCVTKFELPKLDSYDDHFFVILHFPPLTQKVGISKNSQLSIFMGKDFLVTVHQGDLKPLVELVNICKSNSDEQRKNKILQKSSGLLLHEIIDVLVDDLLHTSRKIIANLDEIEDRVFDETKPVARSIALLRREINRLRRIATPLKRFVLEITKNVKKFSERDEEDLSLYFDDVIDHIDKVIETLEESRETMEIYKDTDFVLSTEKTNKVLAVLTIIFTLAIPATVIGTFYGMNVNLPGGVGENPTFLGPFTTFIVVILASAIPAIMMFTYFKKLGWINN, encoded by the coding sequence ATGAAAAAAGGATTCATATCCAATAGATTACGTTCAGGTAGAAAACCACTAGAGAGTTCTATTGAGAAGAAAATTGAAACCATACATGCAGAGAAATTTGTATGGATTGACTTACAGAATCCAGATAGAAATGATGTTGAAGATCTTGCTAAAAAGTACAATTTCAATGATTTGAACATCGAAGACTGTGTGACAAAATTTGAGCTTCCAAAATTAGATAGTTATGACGATCATTTCTTTGTAATTCTTCATTTTCCGCCACTTACTCAGAAGGTAGGGATTTCAAAAAATAGTCAGCTGTCCATATTCATGGGTAAAGATTTCTTAGTAACAGTTCATCAGGGAGATCTTAAACCACTAGTAGAATTAGTAAACATATGCAAATCAAATTCAGATGAACAGAGAAAAAACAAAATATTACAAAAATCTTCAGGATTATTGCTTCACGAGATCATAGATGTGTTAGTAGATGACCTTTTACATACTTCAAGAAAAATTATTGCAAATTTAGATGAAATAGAAGATAGGGTGTTTGATGAAACAAAACCAGTAGCAAGAAGTATTGCATTACTTAGAAGAGAAATTAACAGACTAAGAAGAATAGCCACTCCATTAAAGAGATTTGTTTTAGAAATTACAAAAAATGTTAAGAAATTCTCTGAAAGAGATGAAGAAGATCTTTCATTATATTTTGATGACGTAATTGACCATATTGACAAGGTAATTGAAACATTGGAAGAGTCAAGAGAGACAATGGAAATTTACAAAGATACAGATTTTGTGCTAAGTACAGAAAAAACAAACAAGGTGCTTGCAGTTTTGACGATCATATTTACATTAGCTATTCCAGCAACAGTAATTGGGACATTTTATGGAATGAATGTAAATTTGCCAGGAGGTGTTGGGGAAAATCCAACTT
- a CDS encoding fumarylacetoacetate hydrolase family protein, which yields MKIARLSYENNETYGFVKGDKVATKDEITYLTGVPIPYNVKDFLFDGWFDEIKNKIQDLPYEKNLSEFKLLAPIPNPNKIICLAFNYVDHAKEQGLTAPEDPAIVIKPRTALNGNNSNIECPDFVTQLDYEVELALIIGKNCKNISPDEAKNVIFGYMVFNDVSARDIQFKDKQFTRGKSFDSFAPCGPWITTADEIQDAQNLKLTTKINGEIRQNSSTSNMFIKIPEIISKISKVMTLEKGDVISTGTPAGVMLNKPNAVFLKDGDKVEMEIEGLGILNNTIKVVKST from the coding sequence ATGAAAATTGCACGATTATCATATGAAAATAATGAAACGTATGGATTTGTTAAAGGAGATAAAGTTGCAACAAAAGATGAAATAACTTATCTTACTGGAGTTCCAATCCCATACAATGTAAAAGATTTTCTTTTTGATGGGTGGTTTGATGAAATCAAAAATAAAATACAAGATTTACCTTATGAAAAAAATCTCTCCGAGTTCAAACTACTAGCACCAATCCCAAATCCAAACAAAATAATTTGTTTGGCATTCAACTATGTAGATCATGCAAAAGAGCAAGGATTAACAGCACCCGAAGATCCTGCAATTGTTATTAAACCCAGAACAGCTCTTAATGGAAATAATTCTAATATTGAATGCCCAGATTTTGTCACACAATTGGATTATGAGGTTGAATTAGCCTTGATTATTGGAAAAAATTGTAAAAATATCAGTCCCGATGAAGCCAAAAATGTAATTTTTGGATATATGGTATTCAATGATGTTTCAGCCAGAGACATTCAGTTTAAAGATAAACAATTCACAAGAGGGAAAAGTTTTGATTCATTTGCTCCATGTGGGCCATGGATCACAACTGCAGATGAAATTCAAGATGCACAGAATCTAAAATTGACAACTAAAATCAACGGAGAGATTAGACAAAACTCTTCCACTAGTAACATGTTTATCAAAATACCTGAAATAATCTCAAAAATTTCCAAAGTTATGACATTAGAAAAGGGAGATGTTATTTCAACAGGTACACCTGCAGGAGTTATGTTAAACAAACCAAATGCAGTGTTCTTAAAAGATGGAGATAAAGTTGAAATGGAGATTGAAGGTCTAGGAATTTTAAACAACACAATAAAAGTTGTAAAATCAACATAG
- a CDS encoding SAM-dependent methyltransferase — protein sequence MKIDEYLDTLPENLLSGEDVQLSEKSLRDIFKFVGLKKGDVFYHLGCGNEKGIEIAVKEFHVEKAVGIDNNCEKIETAKKNLEEKQILSELRCQDVLDSEISDATVILFWFTDENITNQMFKKFESLKPDTRIVTIWGPLPDCIPSEVDFPYIINKVPFTKAKSMQEQLLTIFGVKCVDFVTAWEFAERYTKAIGSPEIKNDRFLTIIQTLVIWINAKKLGVACGEDIPESIQTYIKLMKMNFDIDFEPMLKE from the coding sequence TTGAAAATTGATGAATATCTAGATACTCTTCCTGAAAATCTACTAAGCGGAGAAGATGTACAATTATCAGAAAAATCCCTAAGAGATATTTTCAAATTTGTAGGACTAAAGAAAGGGGATGTTTTTTATCATTTAGGATGTGGGAATGAAAAAGGAATTGAGATTGCAGTAAAGGAATTCCATGTAGAAAAAGCTGTAGGAATAGATAATAATTGTGAAAAAATTGAAACCGCCAAAAAAAATCTTGAAGAAAAACAAATTCTATCTGAATTAAGATGTCAGGATGTGTTAGATTCAGAAATTTCTGATGCCACAGTTATTTTGTTTTGGTTTACAGATGAAAATATTACAAATCAGATGTTTAAAAAATTTGAATCTCTAAAGCCAGATACAAGAATAGTTACTATTTGGGGACCATTACCAGATTGTATTCCAAGTGAAGTAGACTTTCCATACATCATTAACAAAGTACCATTTACAAAAGCAAAAAGCATGCAAGAGCAATTACTAACAATATTTGGCGTAAAATGTGTGGATTTTGTTACGGCTTGGGAGTTTGCAGAGAGATATACAAAAGCGATAGGATCACCTGAGATCAAAAATGATCGATTTCTTACAATTATTCAGACATTAGTAATATGGATCAATGCAAAAAAGTTGGGAGTTGCTTGTGGAGAGGATATTCCGGAATCGATTCAGACATACATTAAACTCATGAAAATGAATTTTGACATAGATTTTGAACCCATGTTAAAGGAATAA